AGCAGGAACTCTCCATAATCCATGGCACACAGGTGACGATCAACTTCACACCCCATCTGCTGCCTGTAAACAGGGGAATCCTGACCACCATCTATTGCAGGCTGAAGGGGGATACTTCAACAGGTCATCTCCTTGAATGTTACCGGGATATCTACAAAAAAGAGCCTTTTGTAAGGGTTTATGATGAGGGGAATCTGCCTGATATCAGGAATGTCCGCGGAACGAACTTCTGTGATATCGGGATGAAGGTCAATCAGAGGACAGGAACGCTTGTTGTTGTTACTGCAATAGACAACCTCCTGAAGGGCGCTTCAGGCCAGGCAATACAGAACATGAATATCATGATGGGTTTTAAAGAGACCGAGGGCCTTAATCTGCTTGCACCTTTGCCGTAAAACCTTCCAGAGTTGTTAATGTCTATGCAAATATCAATCTTTTTTCTTTGGGCTTCGGGACAGGATCTCCAAATTCTTTTGCGGTATCAATCCATAGCTGAATTGCTTCTTGAACATTTTTTATCGCTTCTTCATAGGTTTGCCCATGTGCCAAGCACCCAGGAAGTTCAGGCACCTCGGTAACGAAGGCGTTGTCCTCTCTACTCCAGTAAATTATAATTTCATATTTGTACATTACTTGCCTCCAAGTTTATATTTGAGAATTATGTTCCTTACCTGTTTCACCTGATAAGGCTTTGCCTTATTTCCTTCTTGTTGAAGATTAATCTTTTCAATTATCCCTTCTTTTCTGAATAAGTGATGGCTGCCTCTAACTCGCATTTCAAACCCTAATTTCTTTAGTAGATTGCGCAAATCTTCAAACTTAATATTGGCATCTGACGTGCCACTTAAAATCTGCAAAATTAATTTTTCAGATTTGCCCATTTTTATTTTAACAAAAAGGAAATCGGTTTGTTATACATCGTCTTGTGTTTTTTGATAATGGTGACCATCAATTCTTTTTCTGCCAGTGGATGAAACGAATAAGTCATGGATTGATTTTTTTACGAATCTTTCCAAAAACATCTTCGCCTGGAATTGTCTTAACTTTTCCTGTCCTTAGTTCTTCAACCCTCTTCTCTGCTTCTTCAACCCATAATTTATCAATCTCTTTATCTGGTGGATTAAGGCTTTCATGTAGTTTATTCACCAGTAATGTCCTGACCTCCACAGGCAAAGATATCGCTTCAGAAATAAGTTCATCTGTTTTTATCATAGCCCCTCCTTTTTACAATGATAGTATCATAATTCAGAAACAAAATCAACACACGTAAAACGCAAAAATTAAAGCACAGATGAAATTCCACTCAGCAATAACACCAATATACCTAAAACGAAATTTACCTTTACTAAATTCAGGGATAATTTTTGTAAAGATGCTTTTTTATTTGTGGATCCGGTTCTTCCAATCCTGGGAGTCAGCACCAAACCTCTATAAAAATGAACAGCAACCATTACTGAAACTGCAATGTGCTTTAATGTCAAAACCAAAGTCCAATTATTTCCAAAAATCTCAATCCCGGAAAACTTTTTATTGAATATTGTTAATACAATCCCTGTAACAATTAAAAGAATTATACTATAGTTTGCTAAAGGAGTAAATCTTTTAGAAATTTCTCCCATTAGTTTCCCGCTTTCTGCACCCAAAACTTGCTTTGACGATGGTATGGCAATAAAAAGTATAAAGGTAATTCCTCCAATCCATATAACCGTCGCTAAGAGATGCAGCCAATAAGATA
The sequence above is drawn from the Nitrospirota bacterium genome and encodes:
- a CDS encoding type II toxin-antitoxin system HicB family antitoxin, yielding MYKYEIIIYWSREDNAFVTEVPELPGCLAHGQTYEEAIKNVQEAIQLWIDTAKEFGDPVPKPKEKRLIFA
- a CDS encoding type II toxin-antitoxin system HicA family toxin → MGKSEKLILQILSGTSDANIKFEDLRNLLKKLGFEMRVRGSHHLFRKEGIIEKINLQQEGNKAKPYQVKQVRNIILKYKLGGK
- a CDS encoding addiction module protein; amino-acid sequence: MKTDELISEAISLPVEVRTLLVNKLHESLNPPDKEIDKLWVEEAEKRVEELRTGKVKTIPGEDVFGKIRKKINP
- a CDS encoding DUF4149 domain-containing protein, which codes for MEELILAISYWLHLLATVIWIGGITFILFIAIPSSKQVLGAESGKLMGEISKRFTPLANYSIILLIVTGIVLTIFNKKFSGIEIFGNNWTLVLTLKHIAVSVMVAVHFYRGLVLTPRIGRTGSTNKKASLQKLSLNLVKVNFVLGILVLLLSGISSVL